atgtaagcGATAAACTTCTCTTAGGTGACTCCTTAAAAGAAGTTTTTTTTGTAGAGGTCAATCGAAAGTTGTCATGTCACTATTTATTGGGTGATTATCGGTAAAAAAATAAcgagaaataaaaaagtttattgttttttgggttaatattatatataatattttgaaaattttcaccacATAACACATATCGTACTAATTTCACCATTTagaaagatattttgaaatttttttgtgacATAGCACATCAAGCAATAATTTCACCACATagcacaaaattttaaaattttttcaccACATAGTACGACTTTAgtttttcgtcaattttttgTGCTATATGatgaaataatttcacaatTTGGTGCTATATGGTGAAAcaatttcacaatttttatgctatgaattttttttaatatagcTTGTTACATGGTGATATTAAACattgtttttttatataataagatacatgctaaatagtaaaaaaattattaattttatattaaacttattattttcaacACAGTATTAAATAGCGCATTCTTATCTAGCCTTGTACTAGCAACACTTATTAtgtaaagattttttttatttaaatgtaATTTgtcctaataaaaaaaattaataattatgaaaGAGAGGATGTAGGAAACGTGAGCGAAGAAGAATCGGACTCATCCGAGCCCGAGCCCGAGCCTGAGCCTGAGCCTGAATTAGGGTTCTGCCTGCAGTGGGATTGAGAAGAGTCGGGAGCTGAGCTGAGAGCACTGAGCTGAAGAGTGATTTCTTTTGAAGGAGAAGCCCGCTTGCCATGGGAGAAGGTTCGTCGGCGAATTCGTCTTTCTTCAGGGAGCACTGGGAGGGGTGGAAGGACTTCTGGGCGGAGAGGTTCTCCTTCCTCGATAACTACTCCAGGTTCGTCAAGCGCGACAAGCCCCTCCCTTCCTGGTCCGCCTCCGACGTCGAGGATTTCATCGCCTCAGACCCCGTCCATGGCCCCGCtgtaatctctctctctttctctctcgaTCGTCCGGTCGATTCGATTCAATCGATTCTGCAGGCAGGCTCTGAGTTAAGGTCAATTTTCCTCCACTTTCGGTGGCGTTTTGTGGATTGGAAGCTCAAATTTCTATCTGATCTGATACGATTGTGATTTTCGGAGGcagaagaaataaaataaaaaatccgAGTGTTACAATGGATATGAAGATGGATTACTTCGCTACTACTCCGACATTTCGCTTCCTTTGTAGTGAAAAGATTCAAGTGCTGAGCTCTGTGTAGCATGCTATTGTCCTGTCTTAATCTGAAGAATAAATGCCATGATTTCGGAGCCTCAAAAGCAACCCATCTAACCTGTCCACGGCTGGCTAGTCCCATCCAGTAGATTGTGAAAACAGCGAGGGTCTTTCGAGCGACCAGTTCCGGTGCTCACGATGCGAATTACTTAGCGGCTATTTAAAGAGCTTTCGTACCTGTTAAATCTTCCATGGTCGAGTGCTTTACTGTATTGCTTTCGGTTTTCCAGCTGAAGACGGCTAGGGAAGCAGCGAACTTTGCTGCTGTGGGAAGTATCATTGGGGCTGTCTCGACAGCTGGGTTTGCCTGGAAGTACTCCAAGAGTTTACATGgtactcttttcttttcatgccCTCTTTCTGTAAATTTGCTTGCCAGGAATCCCATCTATCCGGGATGGATTCAAGGTGTGGGGGGCCTTTGTGGGTCGTTGCTCGTCCCCCTTGGACtcgggaaaaagaaaaaaaactataaatttatagtttatttgTCAAGTTTATCTATCTTTCCATGAAATTATCGTATTTCACTATCCTTATTTGCTATGGTCCGTCCATCTTCCTGATCTCTTTGAGTCTGAGATACTAAAATATGTTCTGATCCTGGATAGATGCCTTGTTATGCTTTAGATTCTATAGAAATTCTTCGTAGAGGAAAAGATAGTTGACATCCGAGCTTGTGCATCAGTTGGCTATATTGTTGAGAGAGAGCTTCTGTGCAAAGGAACTGTTAATTGATTATGGAAAGATTGATTTGTGCAGAACTAGTGGTATTATTGTAACTACTGTGCTGTGCGATATCTCATTCTCTTCCATTATCTTCCCAATATGAAAACTTTTAACTTTGTCAATGTGCTATCCTTATATGCTTTGGATCATAGCTTTGTTTTTCACATTTGCCAGCATTGATTAGCtatttgtttcttttaagTTCTAAAATAATTTCGTAGCATCGTAACGGAACATCTGGACGCCCTGCAGTTGAATTCCTTGCATAACAGAATAGTGCTGAGATTGCATAGAGAACGCAACATACAAGTCTGATCTTTAATGCTCCAACAACCAAAATGAAATTTGTGTTCGTGCATCAAGCAAGAATTGTACTGACTCATCATTGAATTTGGCAGGTGCTGGGTTGTCCTTTGCTGCAGGGGCAGTGTTTGGCTGGACATTCGGGCAGGAATTTGCCAACCACAGGTTCCAGCTTTACAGACTCGATACTAAGGCTGCCCAAGTGAAGTTCATGGAGTGGTGGGAGAAGAAAGCTGGAGGGCAGTAGATTCATTACCAGAAAGAATGCAATTAAGAATGTCTCCAAACCATGCCTTTTCTTTTACAATAAGATGCATGATGAATGAGCCTCCCTTTGCTTCAATACATTGTGTTGGTCAATTTTCGtttttaattgaattgatCCTGTATTTTGCGGTTGAGGTAACGAATTGATACTGATTGCTTATTCTACCGCTGCTTTCGGTTACGGGTGCTCATGCTGAGACTTTCTTACGGGCAGGGTACCTGAATAAATTTCTCTGTTAGATAAGCTCTTTTTTCCCATGAATTGTTTCGTTCTTTTTTAGTGTGATCAGCTTGTTGCCTCTATTAGACTTATGTTTAAGGGGACATTTGAATGCCATATTTTACTCGAAGTGCTTTAGTTGATTAGTTCGATTCTTACAGTGCACAGCCGTTAGTCTGCTGGTTACTGTGGTTGGTTGGGAGCTCAGAAGGATGACGGGAAAGCAAATTGATGATTGGGATATACACACATCGTGCTGAAGGAGGCCGAGGCGAAATAATGATTTCGATCCTTTTGTTAAAGTTTGAGAAGAGTAATTGGTTTGGAAGCAGCATTGCTTCCAGAATGATGAAAACAAGGGAGTAAGTAGTTGGGACATCTATGTCAAGAACGCAGAAAGCCATTGCGATCCCGAGGACACGAACACAGAAACGAAATATTCTACCGGATCTCTTTATTCTTAATTCAAATGCTTGACTTATGCAAGAAATAAGTGcctgcaaggaaaaaaaaaaagtagctTCTTAATTAAGCTAATTTGgccgaagaaaaagaaaaaactattGAGTTAATGGCTTAGTGAAGGAACATAGTTAGGATTTCGTTTTCACATGGCTACTCATTCTCTTCCGAGCTGCCAGTGGCTTCCTCCACGTCACTTTCCGATGTTTGTGTTGCACAATGTTATTTGCTCACGGGGACGGAGCCAGGATTTGGTCCATCCCTGTTTGCTTGTACCGCACCCTTGGAGCTCTATATCTGTCGGCCCAGTCGAAGGACCTTCTGCAACATGTTCAGGGCCAATAGACTCGGGGAAGGCCACCGAAATTTGGTCTTGAGCTTTTTCCTACTATGAAGAGCCTTAAAATGCGGAGGGATCATTTATACCTTTAAGAGGATTATAATTGATATTTGGCCAAATTACGTCATATATCCTATTTTTTCGgcattttttcaaatctattctatacttttaaaattatcaaaaatatctcatggtttgtatttttttccaaatctatcacgccGTTATATCTTCTGTCAAAATTTAATGGTCCTGCCACTGTGGCCCTTTACCCggaataaatttgagaaaaaattaaaatcataggatatatttgaaaaaaaataaaaccaatGGATAGATTTGGAGCATGCTTACGTTTCATTAATGTAAAATATAACGCCGAGCTagattggaaaaaaatataaaccatgagatatttttgataattttaaaagcataaaatagatttgaaaaaaggtgaaaccatgggatatatggGGTAAAAACCCCTTAATATTTTAAGtgcttatttttttaaacccttaatataaaaagttttaaattttcaacatctatatataatatataacagcgaaatgaaaatgcatgttCAATGAGACTATGTTACGTGTCATCTcagaattaataaaatagtGCTATATGTCAATTCCTTAGCCTCTATTGCATGGTTTTCACCTGCAAGGAAGTTTCATTctaattaattgtaaaaacaattcctgaaaatattaaataaccATTTAAgaagttaatatttttaaattcatgCACCTAAAATTAGAGAAGTGAAGATCGCTCCTCACATAGAATCTGCGACAATTCCTtgcctctctgtctctctatttttttaataattcccTCTCTCCGTCTCCCAGTTATTCATTCGCGTGTTCAtccattaatattatttttaaaatttttcatgaaaataattaagcaCCGAAGAGTTTTTGGTGGGGGAGGTGGTGTTTTGTCTTATGATGCAAAAACATAGAATCCtccacaaaaaaaagaaccccctaaaataagaataaaaagattaggagaatgaaaaataattaattagctcAATAATTAGGGGttcttttccaaaaataagaacgaaaaataatttgaaataaaaataaatgaaatatgtgaaaatatatatgcaataattaatttcccaAGACAACaagtaaaaaaatgtaatgcaaactattttttaaaatatatatatgtatgtacggattttttttaattatatattttgccaCCCTAATGGGTAAGATATCATAAATGGATTCTAAAATTGCAGCTACAATTcgtcacttttttttctaaaaattaactTGTATGCCTTTAAAAAAAACCACTTTCATGGATTATTGAGgaaaaaacaataatttatcatttttatcaatttttaacGAGTATTTCTTTGAtgttaaactaattaatacaCATATTCATCATTATAAGCTTTGTACattaaatttatcattaaGCTATGGGCATCGACCAAAAATCAAATTCTtggttaatatatattttctttcatatCTCAACTTGATTTTCTCTATTTGTATTTCTCTCTGATATTTCATTGGCATAACTCTCTCATATATAATAACTAAATATTATctgttttattttgttattttcatcaattttttttatgcacGTGCTATtgttaaatgaataaaaaaggaaTATTAGCCACTAAAGATTATATTGATGTTGACTCTAagttatatctatatattctattcaatatctatatattctatacAGTATGTAATATGGCGAAATACAATATCCTACGTATAATGCCATGTAAATTTTAAACGCTCAACTCTAAATGCGCTGACCCTTTCAATTGGTTGCAATTTATCTTTTACTGCTCATGCAATTAAGTAAAttcattatttaaataaaattttccaaaatatattaaattaaagggATTTTTATGCCATTTATCCTAtgattttactcttttttcaaatctatatcatgctttaaaaattactCAAAAAGCCTATGGCTTACATcttgttccaaatctatcacaacGACATTTTGTCAATCAATGAAATGTAAGTGGGCCCAAACCTatcttatgattttaatttttttctcaaatctatcttatggttttaattttttttctcaaatctatcccgggcAAAGGGCCACAATGACAAGGATGGGCCCATTTACGTTCAACATCAGCAACACCGTGAAAAATTGACAGACAAATTGTCTCGGGGATAAATCTAGAATAACATGGACAACATGAgccttttttggataatttttaaaccctgagataaatttgaaaaatggtCAAACCATATAATATATGTCACTTGTAATTAGAAGAAATTCATTTCCCAGTTGCCTTAATTACActttaaatataaatagaccttatggaaaaaaaagtgaaaaaggcaAAGAAAAAGGATTCTTTCTTAGTCTACACTCCAAATATAAAAAGACTTCcgtagggaaaaaaaagtcaaaaaggCGAAGAAAAATTTCTCACCAGTGGATTCTTTCTTACGCTAATCTGAAAGAGAGGTTAATCAAGAAGACTCGGTTGGGTTGACTCCATTGCCTTCCATCACCACacttccatgttatatcatctCTAATATATGTAGTTCTTTATATTACTTATTAGTTCATTCATCTCTACTGTATTTAACATTTGTTCATTCATTTAGTCGACCACCTTCTCTCGTCacttctaaaaaaatattcaatcaCCACAACTTGAGATAGAAAAATCAACTAGTCTTTGAGTCATGACCTAGTTGATGCGAATTAATTGGATATGCGTACTATTTACGTTAGACTAATTTTCCATGCATCCTAAAGTGACACAAGGTTTTATATCTACAGAGGAAGTAAAAATTTGGGAAGGGAAAAACATAAGACATAAAAATTTTGTAGCAGAGTGCTAAAGCGTGAGGAAACTAACAATTATACAGCATCCATGTATGGGAGAAAAACGATAAGGAAACCGCAATGCAACCATCCGTAAGAACAGTGTGGtagcaaagaaaaagaaatttggacactgaaaaaaaattgaggccACTAATAAACAGCTCAACAAATGGACATCAATGATGACAAGTTCGGTGCCCACTTCATCGATCAATCTTCCTTTTTCATCTAACAAGGTCTAGAGCCACATCGTCCAATGAATTCCATTAACAGTCATAAATTGTTCAGAGTATCTATCCACACTTCAGCATCGCCACAAGCTCCTGCCCTGCCTGCCTTTGTTACTGCATCCTTCTGCACCATCATTAAACTCGAGAGGTCACATGATGAAGAATTTCTCGCATTCCACAGATAAGTCAGAATTTTCCGGATCAAAATGATCTGTAATTCATGCAAAAACCTCTTTATACAATGCTATGTTCGATAAGGATAACAACAAATCAAGATTATTTATGGTTCATCAATCTCCGTTTTAGAAAGGACATACAACGATATCCAAAacgtttcttttctttttccgacTAAGTATACAGCGGTATGTTTGTAAGGATATAGAGAATTTTCTCAGCTGTCAATCGATTCCACCTTACTCCTAAGAAACGCTAATTTGACTCCACGATAATCTATCAAtcccataattttaatttttttctcaaatctatcgcGGACAAAGGGCCACAATAGCAAGGATGGACCCACTTACGTTCCACGTCAGCAACACCGTTAAAAATTGATGGACAAATTGCCTTCGGGATAGATCTGGCATAACATGGACACCATTagtttttttggataatttttaaaacgtGAGATGAATTTTGAGAAAATGATCAAATCATGTGATATATGTCACttctaattagaaaaaatcCATTATCCAATTGCCTTAGTCTACACTCCAAATATAAATATACCTCcgttgggaaaaaaaaagtaaaaaaggcGAAGAAAAATTTCTCACTTATCCCTAAGACACGCTAATTTGAAAGAGAGTTTA
Above is a window of Punica granatum isolate Tunisia-2019 chromosome 7, ASM765513v2, whole genome shotgun sequence DNA encoding:
- the LOC116215454 gene encoding succinate dehydrogenase subunit 6, mitochondrial: MGEGSSANSSFFREHWEGWKDFWAERFSFLDNYSRFVKRDKPLPSWSASDVEDFIASDPVHGPALKTAREAANFAAVGSIIGAVSTAGFAWKYSKSLHGAGLSFAAGAVFGWTFGQEFANHRFQLYRLDTKAAQVKFMEWWEKKAGGQ